The nucleotide sequence TGTCCACTCGCGACACGAAGAACGACGCGACGGAGTGGATGGCCGACAGGTCCCGGCCGTTGGCCGCCGCCTGCTCCAGCCCGGTGAGGTAGGCGTCGATGACCTCGCGGTAGCGCTCCGGGGAGAAGATGAGCGTCACGTTCACGCTGACACCCTCGGCGAGTACCCGGCTGATGGCGGGCAGCCCCTCCACCGTGGCGGGAATCTTGACCAGCAGGTTCGGCCGGTCGACCGTCTTGGCCAGATCCAGCGCCTCGGTCACGGTGGCGTCGGTGTCTCGCGCGAGCCGCGGGTCCACCTCGATCGACACCCTGCCGTCCACGCCGCCGGTCGCCTCGTAGGTCTCCCGGAACAGATCGCACGCGTCGCGCACGTCGGACGTCGTCAGCTCCCGCACGGCCTGCTGCAGGTCAGCGCCCCGCGCGGCGAGCTCGCGGATCTGCGCGTCGTACGCGGCACCGTTGGACAGCGCCCCCGCGAAGATCGTCGGGTTCGTCGTCACCCCGCTGATGTGGGAGTTGGCGATCAACTCGGCGAGATTGCCCGACACCAGCCTCTCCCTGGACAGGTCATCCAGCCAGAGGGATACCCCGGCGGCGGACAGTTGAGCGAGTCGATCGGTCGTCATGATCTGCCATCCCTTGTATGTGCGCAGCGTGCTGGGCCGACTGACACGGCCGTGATGACCGGCCGCGTGATCAGCGCCCTCTTCGGTTGTACCGCAGTCGCTTCTGACCGCCTACCCCGCTACCCCGCCTACCCCGCGTTGGCGAGCGTGCGGCGGGCCGCCTCGGTGACGGCGTCCGCGGTGATGCCGAACTCGCGGAACAGGGTGGCGAAGTCCGCTGACGCGCCGAAGTGCTCCAGCGAGACGATCTCGCCGTTGTCGCCGACGAAGCGGTGCCACGGCTGGCCGAT is from Actinomycetota bacterium and encodes:
- the tal gene encoding transaldolase — protein: MTTDRLAQLSAAGVSLWLDDLSRERLVSGNLAELIANSHISGVTTNPTIFAGALSNGAAYDAQIRELAARGADLQQAVRELTTSDVRDACDLFRETYEATGGVDGRVSIEVDPRLARDTDATVTEALDLAKTVDRPNLLVKIPATVEGLPAISRVLAEGVSVNVTLIFSPERYREVIDAYLTGLEQAAANGRDLSAIHSVASFFVSRVDTEVDKRLDAIGTDEAAALRGEAAIANARLAYALYTEEFTTPRWRALAEQGAHAQRPLWASTGVKDPAYSDTRYVDQLVVAGTVNTVPEATLHAVADHATIIGDTVTDTQAVATNIFDRLARIGIDLDDVFHVLEDEGVAKFDKSWVELLETVNSQLVAAHEG